The region TCGGAAGTTTAGTTGGGTGTGCCATTCACTTCAATAGATGCAGGTCCTTCGCCCAAACCATTGACAGCTTTTACTATAAAATAAAATGTATTTCCTGTGGCAAGAGTCAGCTGCAAGTTGGGAATCGTCGTATTCGTCACGGAGGTATAATGTCCGGAAGTTGTTCCCATGTAAACGTTATAGGAGTCTGCTCCAGGAACATCATCCCAGGAAAGAGAGATTGTTCCGGTTCCCGCACTGGCAAGCAAATTAACCGGAGCTGACGGCAAACCGATTCCCGGGAGAGTGACCTGGACATTTGGGCCACCCGTACATGATATTGAAATAAGTCCTGCGTCCCCTACGGTCAGAAAGTCGCTTCCTGACCAGATGACACCTAGCAATCTCTGGAAAGTGCCGGCCGGCTGCAACGTCCAAGTGACTCCATCCGGTGACGTCCGAATCGTTCCGGAATCTCCGACGATGACAAAGAGGCTGCCCGACCAGACGATACTGTTGAAGGTGCTGCTGTTACCGGGAAAGGAGTAAGTCCAGATGATTCCGTCAGACGAAGTCAGAACGATTCCAAGGCTTCCAACCGCCACGTATAGGCTGTTAGATGTCGCAATACCATGCAGCGTATTATTGACATTTGAAGTCTGTTCGGACCAATGTACGCCATCGGTTGACGTGACAATTTTCCCGGAACCTCCCACGGCGATAAACTGGCTTCCTGACCAGGCGACGCTGTACAAGGGATCGGTAAAATTTGAATTCACAGATTGAAGAGTCCAGAGTGTTCCATCCGTTGAAGTCAGAATGGTGCCGCGATCGCCTACTGAAACCATAAGCGTATTGCTGGCTGACCACGTCACGCTGTAAAGTGTAACCGCCGTGGGTGAATTTTGAACGGTGGTCCAGGAGGTCCCATTTTGCGAAGTCAATATCGTTCCGTTCTCGCCTACGGCCACGATATTGGGCCCGGCTTGAACAATACCATTCAGAGAGTTGGCGGTCTGGGTATTGCCTACGCTCCAATCAATTCCGTTCGGAGAAGTGAGAAGTGTCCCTAGATCTCCGACCACCAGGTATTGCGTTCCGGTCCAGATCGAACCGGAGAGTAACCGCGTGGTCCCTGACGTCTGAAGGACCCAGGCGATCCCGTCTCCGGAAGTCAGAATGGTCCGCGATTCACCGACTACAAGATAGTTTGAACCAGTCCAGATAATTCCAAAAAGGTGATTCGTTGTTCCCGATGACTGAGTTGACCATGTCACTCCATCCGGCGAAGTCAGAATGGTTCCGTTATTTCCAACGGCCACAATTTTTGATCCGCTCCAGGCCAGGTTTGAGAGGGAATATCCCGAATGTTGATTCGTCCAGGAAATTCCATTCGGGGAAGTGAATATGGATCCCGCTTCGCCTACCGCAACAAACAGCGGCTGAGTGATTCCTCCTATCCATTTTACGTCATTAAATGCCGGTGGGGTATAACTGGCAGATGCTATTAAAGAATGATCCGTCCAGATTATTCCGTCAAGAGAAGTCAAAATGGTTCCCACATTTCCAACCGCGACATATTCCGTTCCGGACCAATCCACACTGTAAAGGGGCTGATTGGTCGAAGTCGTTAAACCGGACCAATGGATCCCGTCTCTTGAATCCAAAATTATTCCATTTCCACCCACAGCCAAAAACTGACCTCCTATCCAGTTCACCCGGTAGAGCAAATTGGTCGTGCCGGATGTTCGAGTGGTCCAGGTCATCCCGTCAGCCGAAGTGAGAATAAGACCAGGGCCGCCGACTGCCACAAAAAGTGAAAGAGACGGCGACCAAGTAATTCCGACCAGCGTATTGGTTGTTCCGGAAGCGCTCTTATTCCAACTGACTCCATCAGGAGAAACCAGTATCGTCCCATTTTCCCCTACAGCCGCATAAAGGGCAAGAGACTGAGACCAGGCCACACGATAAATCGGTTTGGCTGAGACAGATATCCAATCGGCGCAAGAGGGGTTATTGGATGAAGAACTGGAAGAGGATAAGACAGAGGAACTGTTAGATTGAGGCGCAGAACCACAATTTACAATGATACTTACAAATACTATTGAAAGTATTACTTTAATAAAAGTTGGATGCATCACGAGGACTCATTTATTTTAGTTCCATTATACCGTTTTTCCTTTCAAATGATAAGGGAAAACCATCTCGTATGAGCAGATCCAAGACGGGAAAAGTATTGAATTTGAATCACGTCAATATCATTCTTCCGGCTATAAAATAGAGCAAGATCGCAAAATAACGTTTTAAGCGATCCACAGGGAGCTGGTGAGAACACTTCACCCCAATGGGAGCGGTCATCATACTTGTCAAAACAATCCCTATCAACGCAGGAACATATAGATATCCGCAGCTATAGGGGGGAAGATCTTTTACCCAAAAACCGTTAAGAATATAACCCAATGTCCCTGAAACGGCGATCGGAAAACCGATCGCTGCCGAAGTCCCGATTGCTTCATGAATCTTGACGTTAGATCTCAGCATCAATGGGACTGACAAAGTTCCGCCTCCAATTCCGACCAAACTTGAAATTCCTCCGATCACGACTCCGGCTAAAAACATACCTGCCTTTCCAGGCAATTTCCAAAAGGTTCTTGTGGAAGAGTGGAATAATATTTGTGTAGCCGTATAAACCAAAAATAAAAAAAAGAATAACTTTAGGAGAGAGGTGTTTAAGTAGCCAGCAATGATCGTTCCCGTTCCAGTTCCGAACAGTACGCCGGGAACGATTGAGCGAAAAACGCTCCAGTTAACCGAGCCTCGGAGATGATGCGCCCTGAAACTGGATACCGATGTAAATAAAATGGAGCCCATTGACGTTCCCAATGCGAGATGAAGAATATGGGATTCTGGAATGTGATTGATCGAAAAGATAAACAGGAGAGAAGGGACAACAATAATTCCGCCGCCTATGCCAAACAGACCGGCCAAGAAACCCGATAAAGCTCCGGGAATAAGATAGACCAGGATAGACCCAAGCATTTATATCATTTGACTTTCTCCAGGTTAGCCGATTGGCCTGTAGGTAAGAAACCTCAGCCCCAGGTTAAACAAGGCAATAATTCCCGCTGTCAGACCCGCGTTAATATCGACAACGCCAGAAACATATCCACCTATCGCGATGAGAATTGAAATAATATTAAACCAAATGGTTTTGCTCTTAAACCATTTCTTAGTCATAATTTCTTCCCCCATAAATCGAATTCCAAAGATGTTCAAGTGAAGGAAGAATAAAATATTTCCACGGATTAATCAACTAGGAATATCTCTCACTGGGAGAACTGTGCCAGAACACTTGCTTTTTTAGCTTTTATCTTTTAACATGAAGCGATTCCTATGGAATCGTATTTTGTCACGTCCATCCCGGAGCACATTACGATGAGTCTTGAACGAAAACTGGATAAGAAAGAAAAACTTTCTCTCCGGAATCAACTCTTAAAACTTTTGAAGGAATCCTTTATCTATAATGACCACCCTGTTTTTACCCTCTCTTCCGGCAGAAAAAGTCGTTTCTATATTGACAGCAAGAAGGTGACGCTCGATCCAAGCGGCGGATTTTTGGTAGGTCAGTTGATTTTGGATGCCATTCATGACATTGAAGTCGATGCGATTGGTGGAATGACTCTGGGAGCAGATCCACTTGCAATCTCGGCATCCGTATTAAGTTATGGCGAAGGATCGCCTCTACCCGCATTTATTGTCAGAAAAGATCCGAAAGGATACGGGGAATCTCCTTTTATTGAAGGAAATCTTAAGAAAGGGTCACAAGTTGTCATTGTGGATGATGTTTTAACGGGCGGAACTTCCGTTGAAAAGACAATTCAGATTTTGAAGGAATTGGATTGCAAAGTCATACGCGTCATCGCTCTGGTCGATCGCAAAGAAGGTGGTAAAGAAAAGCTCGAAAAACTGGGTTATGAAGTCATTTCTCTATTTACAGTAGAGGATCTTCTCAAAGCCTAGCCCCT is a window of Nitrospirota bacterium DNA encoding:
- the pyrE gene encoding orotate phosphoribosyltransferase, yielding MSLERKLDKKEKLSLRNQLLKLLKESFIYNDHPVFTLSSGRKSRFYIDSKKVTLDPSGGFLVGQLILDAIHDIEVDAIGGMTLGADPLAISASVLSYGEGSPLPAFIVRKDPKGYGESPFIEGNLKKGSQVVIVDDVLTGGTSVEKTIQILKELDCKVIRVIALVDRKEGGKEKLEKLGYEVISLFTVEDLLKA
- a CDS encoding sulfite exporter TauE/SafE family protein, yielding MLGSILVYLIPGALSGFLAGLFGIGGGIIVVPSLLFIFSINHIPESHILHLALGTSMGSILFTSVSSFRAHHLRGSVNWSVFRSIVPGVLFGTGTGTIIAGYLNTSLLKLFFFLFLVYTATQILFHSSTRTFWKLPGKAGMFLAGVVIGGISSLVGIGGGTLSVPLMLRSNVKIHEAIGTSAAIGFPIAVSGTLGYILNGFWVKDLPPYSCGYLYVPALIGIVLTSMMTAPIGVKCSHQLPVDRLKRYFAILLYFIAGRMILT